The Humulus lupulus chromosome 3, drHumLupu1.1, whole genome shotgun sequence genome window below encodes:
- the LOC133823911 gene encoding replication protein A 14 kDa subunit B, whose protein sequence is MAAHQDMDTSNPAVFVNAELLRLYVGRKVRALVQVIRSENGAVIGKSTDDNQIVVKGSPPGSLTSFIEVIGIADGDKSIRAEIWTNFGDAIDAQNYNQLCQLANGEFKHLFI, encoded by the exons ATGGCCGCCCATCAG GATATGGACACGTCAAACCCAGCTGTTTTTGTCAATGCCGAGCTTCTGCGCCTGTATGTTGGAAGAAAGGTTCGGGCACTGGTTCAGGTTATCCGATCTGAGAATGGAGCTGTGATTGGAAAATCAACAGATGATAATCAGATTGTTGTAAAGGGCTCTCCACCGGGCTCCCTcacaagctttattgaggtcatTGGTATTGCTGATGGTGATAAATCCATTCGTGCTGAAATTTGGACCAACTTTGGTGATGCAATTG ACGCACAAAATTACAATCAGCTTTGTCAGCTTGCAAATGGGGAATTCAAACACTTGTTCATCTGA